A part of Rattus norvegicus strain BN/NHsdMcwi chromosome 4, GRCr8, whole genome shotgun sequence genomic DNA contains:
- the C4h12orf71 gene encoding uncharacterized protein C12orf71 homolog: MTTSASSSDYSNTEDCISECKSNQSASVGYYPSENTFSYEDVVSPEEAASVESSAHFLPPVQGSWGTESLRRLFRKRDQMKHDPEQFCKLSITLAWDIDVGSDRADSLANLDLNSHSQWMNKWPEDRTKLTPYKLDNLVRKLETFLGKEKGGQHDSHVLPESTQKEDVFLNSSPPPHTAQVSHHEHDACQDLPKHKALENEDICQAPENPPRLLKDEVVEISQADGSSLETSSMSSPRPEDASHLHRTSCMNFQWVFHWLRTQVSSRWRREHPSQAPVSWHQKAMRRMHSFRGNRIQPQE; the protein is encoded by the exons ATGACAACCTCAGCCTCCAGCAGTGACTACAGTAACACAGAGGACTGTATTTCTGAATGCAAATCCAACCAGAGCGCCTCGGTGGGCTACTACCCCTCTGAGAACACCTTCTCCTATGAGGACGTGGTCTCCCCGGAGGAGGCAGCCTCTGTGGAATCCTCAGCCCATTTTCTCCCTCCTGTCCAAGGTTCCTGGGGGACAGAGAGTTTAAGGAGACTCTTCAGGAAACGAGATCAGATGAAGCACGACCCAGAGCAGTTCTGTAAGCTAAGCATCACTCTCGCCTGGGATATCGATGTGGGCTCTGACCGTGCAGACTCGCTAGCTAATCTGGATCTAAACAGCCACAGCCAGTGGATGAATAAGTGGCCAGAAGACAGGACAAAACTGACTCCCTACAAGCTGGATAACCTAGTACGGAAACTCGAGACatttctaggaaaagaaaaaggtggCCAGCATGACAGCCATGTGCTCCCTGAATCTACTCAGAAGGAAGATGTCTTCCTCAACAGCAGTCCCCCTCCACATACTGCTCAGGTCAGTCATCACGAGCATGATGCTTGTCAAGACTTGcccaagcacaaagccctggagaATGAAGATATCTGTCAGGCCCCAGAGAATCCTCCAAGGTTGCTGAAAGATGAAGTTGTG GAGATAAGCCAGGCAGATGGGAGCTCCTTGGAAACCTCCTCCATGTCATCCCCTCGGCCGGAGGACGCTTCCCACTTACACAGAACATCTTGTATGAACTTCCAGTGGGTCTTCCACTGGCTGAGGACACAAGTCTCCTCCCGATGGAGGAGAGAGCACCCtagccaggctcctgtcagctggCACCAGAAAGCAATGAGGAGGATGCATTCTTTTAGAGGCAACAGAATCCAACCCCAAGAATGA
- the C4h12orf71 gene encoding uncharacterized protein C12orf71 homolog isoform X2, which produces MTTSASSSDYSNTEDCISECKSNQSASVGYYPSENTFSYEDVVSPEEAASVESSAHFLPPVQGSWGTESLRRLFRKRDQMKHDPEQFCKLSITLAWDIDVGSDRADSLANLDLNSHSQWMNKWPEDRTKLTPYKLDNLVRKLETFLGKEKGGQHDSHVLPESTQKEDVFLNSSPPPHTAQEISQADGSSLETSSMSSPRPEDASHLHRTSCMNFQWVFHWLRTQVSSRWRREHPSQAPVSWHQKAMRRMHSFRGNRIQPQE; this is translated from the exons ATGACAACCTCAGCCTCCAGCAGTGACTACAGTAACACAGAGGACTGTATTTCTGAATGCAAATCCAACCAGAGCGCCTCGGTGGGCTACTACCCCTCTGAGAACACCTTCTCCTATGAGGACGTGGTCTCCCCGGAGGAGGCAGCCTCTGTGGAATCCTCAGCCCATTTTCTCCCTCCTGTCCAAGGTTCCTGGGGGACAGAGAGTTTAAGGAGACTCTTCAGGAAACGAGATCAGATGAAGCACGACCCAGAGCAGTTCTGTAAGCTAAGCATCACTCTCGCCTGGGATATCGATGTGGGCTCTGACCGTGCAGACTCGCTAGCTAATCTGGATCTAAACAGCCACAGCCAGTGGATGAATAAGTGGCCAGAAGACAGGACAAAACTGACTCCCTACAAGCTGGATAACCTAGTACGGAAACTCGAGACatttctaggaaaagaaaaaggtggCCAGCATGACAGCCATGTGCTCCCTGAATCTACTCAGAAGGAAGATGTCTTCCTCAACAGCAGTCCCCCTCCACATACTGCTCAG GAGATAAGCCAGGCAGATGGGAGCTCCTTGGAAACCTCCTCCATGTCATCCCCTCGGCCGGAGGACGCTTCCCACTTACACAGAACATCTTGTATGAACTTCCAGTGGGTCTTCCACTGGCTGAGGACACAAGTCTCCTCCCGATGGAGGAGAGAGCACCCtagccaggctcctgtcagctggCACCAGAAAGCAATGAGGAGGATGCATTCTTTTAGAGGCAACAGAATCCAACCCCAAGAATGA
- the C4h12orf71 gene encoding uncharacterized protein C12orf71 homolog isoform X1, giving the protein MTTSASSSDYSNTEDCISECKSNQSASVGYYPSENTFSYEDVVSPEEAASVESSAHFLPPVQGSWGTESLRRLFRKRDQMKHDPEQFCKLSITLAWDIDVGSDRADSLANLDLNSHSQWMNKWPEDRTKLTPYKLDNLVRKLETFLGKEKGGQHDSHVLPESTQKEDVFLNSSPPPHTAQVSHHEHDACQDLPKHKALENEDICQAPENPPRLLKDEVVQEISQADGSSLETSSMSSPRPEDASHLHRTSCMNFQWVFHWLRTQVSSRWRREHPSQAPVSWHQKAMRRMHSFRGNRIQPQE; this is encoded by the exons ATGACAACCTCAGCCTCCAGCAGTGACTACAGTAACACAGAGGACTGTATTTCTGAATGCAAATCCAACCAGAGCGCCTCGGTGGGCTACTACCCCTCTGAGAACACCTTCTCCTATGAGGACGTGGTCTCCCCGGAGGAGGCAGCCTCTGTGGAATCCTCAGCCCATTTTCTCCCTCCTGTCCAAGGTTCCTGGGGGACAGAGAGTTTAAGGAGACTCTTCAGGAAACGAGATCAGATGAAGCACGACCCAGAGCAGTTCTGTAAGCTAAGCATCACTCTCGCCTGGGATATCGATGTGGGCTCTGACCGTGCAGACTCGCTAGCTAATCTGGATCTAAACAGCCACAGCCAGTGGATGAATAAGTGGCCAGAAGACAGGACAAAACTGACTCCCTACAAGCTGGATAACCTAGTACGGAAACTCGAGACatttctaggaaaagaaaaaggtggCCAGCATGACAGCCATGTGCTCCCTGAATCTACTCAGAAGGAAGATGTCTTCCTCAACAGCAGTCCCCCTCCACATACTGCTCAGGTCAGTCATCACGAGCATGATGCTTGTCAAGACTTGcccaagcacaaagccctggagaATGAAGATATCTGTCAGGCCCCAGAGAATCCTCCAAGGTTGCTGAAAGATGAAGTTGTG CAGGAGATAAGCCAGGCAGATGGGAGCTCCTTGGAAACCTCCTCCATGTCATCCCCTCGGCCGGAGGACGCTTCCCACTTACACAGAACATCTTGTATGAACTTCCAGTGGGTCTTCCACTGGCTGAGGACACAAGTCTCCTCCCGATGGAGGAGAGAGCACCCtagccaggctcctgtcagctggCACCAGAAAGCAATGAGGAGGATGCATTCTTTTAGAGGCAACAGAATCCAACCCCAAGAATGA